Sequence from the Thermoplasmata archaeon genome:
CTCGGACCCACGCTACGACGTCGAGCGCTTCGGCGTGATCTACCGGAGCTCGCCCCGCCAGTGTGATGTCCTGCTGCTCAACGGGCCGATCTCCCTCAAGCTCCGTCCCGCCGTGCGCCGGCTGTACGAGCAGATGGCGGACCCCAAGTGGGTCATCGCCATGGGGGAGTGCACAATCTGCGGCGGCCCCTACTACGACTCGTACAGCGTCGTGAAGGGTTCCTACACGTTCGTCCCTACGGACGTCTTCATCCCGGGCTGCCCCGTGCGACCCGAGGCGCTCATCGACGGTTTCCTCAAGCTCAGCGCGAAGATCAAGGCAGAGCGGAGCGGGTGGATCCGGACCAAGAAGGGACGCACGGTCAGCGCGCGCGAGGGCGAGCTCATGGACCTTCGCCAAGGAGACTACACGTATGAAGTCCCCCAAGTCCGACACTGACCTGACCGAGGTTCGGCCCACGGGGACCGTGCGCGGTATCGTCCGCCCCCTGGGCGCCGCGATCAAGAACACGCTGGTCACGCTCCCGGTGGTCAACAAGCTCGTCCCGGGCGGACGCAAGCCCGTGACCCATCTGTATCCGTACCAGAAGGTCGAGCTCCCGAGCGCGTTCCGCGGGCAGCACAGCATCGATTGGTACAAGTGCATCGGCTGCGAGCTGTGCGCCAAGGTGTGCCCGAACGAGTGCATCTACTTCGAGTTCCACGAGGTCGAGAAGGACGATCCCTACCTCCATCCGAGCCGCGCAATGCTCGACGAGATGAAGAAGATCATCCGGCGTCCCGCCGTGGACATCGGCCACTGCCTGTTCTGCGGCAACTGCATGGAGTACTGCCCCACGGACGCTTGGAACTTCACCCAGGAGTTCGAGCACGCGGACTACGCCCGCGAGGACCTGTATTACCGCAGCGAGGAGCTGCGCATGCCCGACGCGGTCTCGGACAAGGAGACCGTCCTCATCAACCGCATGGGGGAGCATCCCATCGTCGAGGCCGATGTCTGCATCGGCTGCCGCAAGTGCGAACGGGAATGCCCGACCCGCTGCATCGATATGCCCGACGGCCCGAACGACCGCAAGGGCAAGCCCATCGTGGTTCCCGAGTTCGACTACACGAAGTGCATCGGCTGCCAGCAATGCGTGGACGTGTGCCCCGTGGACTGCCTGTACATGGAGGAGATCGGGTACAAGGACCTCCAGGGGTTCTACCACATCAACAAGCAGGGTGAGGTCAAGCTCCTCGAGGAGCAAACCGAAGAGGCGCTCTCGAAGTGA
This genomic interval carries:
- a CDS encoding 4Fe-4S binding protein, translated to MKSPKSDTDLTEVRPTGTVRGIVRPLGAAIKNTLVTLPVVNKLVPGGRKPVTHLYPYQKVELPSAFRGQHSIDWYKCIGCELCAKVCPNECIYFEFHEVEKDDPYLHPSRAMLDEMKKIIRRPAVDIGHCLFCGNCMEYCPTDAWNFTQEFEHADYAREDLYYRSEELRMPDAVSDKETVLINRMGEHPIVEADVCIGCRKCERECPTRCIDMPDGPNDRKGKPIVVPEFDYTKCIGCQQCVDVCPVDCLYMEEIGYKDLQGFYHINKQGEVKLLEEQTEEALSK
- the nuoB gene encoding NADH-quinone oxidoreductase subunit NuoB, with the translated sequence MIQRPEQSNIVGLRSRDFLKWVDENIDAPLKRGPGGAMVKRMKQGLVGEFFNWAKRNSTWPLHFGIMCCAIEMAATSDPRYDVERFGVIYRSSPRQCDVLLLNGPISLKLRPAVRRLYEQMADPKWVIAMGECTICGGPYYDSYSVVKGSYTFVPTDVFIPGCPVRPEALIDGFLKLSAKIKAERSGWIRTKKGRTVSAREGELMDLRQGDYTYEVPQVRH